The sequence TCGAGCACGAGATCGAGCAGGCCTGGGGTCGCCTGGCGATCGCGGCCGCGCTGCTGCTGCTCGATTGCGCGCTGCTGCCCGACGACGGCTGGCGCACGGTGGCCGGGCCGATGACCGCGCTGGCCTGCGGCTTCTTCGTCTATGCGCTGCTGCTGTTGCAGCTGGTGCGCCACGGCGGCAGGCCCGGCAGCCGGCTGGCCCGCGCCCGGATGGTCGGCGCCACGGTGCTGGACCAGCTCGCCGCCGGCCTCGCCGTGCACTACGCCCAGGACTACGGCGTGATGCTGATCGGCCTGCACTTCTGGGCCCTGGTCGGCACCGGGCTGCGCCACCCGGTCGCCTATGCCTGCCTGTCGGGCCTGGTGGCGACCGTGGCGCTGTGGTTCAACCTGGCCCATCCGGTCCAGCCGCTCGACGCCGGGCTCCTGGTGGCCGGGCTGATCGTGGCGCTGGCCACCACCGCGCTCTACCTCGACCGCGTGGCGCGGCGGCTGCGCCTGGTCAACCAGCGCTACCGCCAGCTCGCCACCCACGACGCGCTGACCGGCCTGGCCAACCGCCTGCTGCTGCAGGAGCGGCTCGACGCCGCGCTGGCGCGCGCGCGGAGCGGCCAGTCGTCGGCCTCGCTGCTGCTGATCGACCTCAACGGCTTCAAGCAGGTGAACGACCAGTTCGGCCACCTGATCGGCGACCGCCTCCTGCAATGCTTCGCTCGCACGCTGGAAACCCAGCTCGAGGCCGGCGACGTGGCTGCCCGGCTCGGCGGCGACGAATTCGCCGTGCTGATCGAGCGTGCGCCGGCCGAGGACGATACCGCCGCGGCCCAACTGGCCGAACGCATCTCGGCCGCGCTGGCCGGGCTGGAACAGGTCGACGGCTGCCCGATCGCGGTCAGCGCCGCGATCGGCACGGTGAACTGCGTATCGGCCGAATTCGAGACGACGATCTTCTCGCCCGACGAGATGATCGACCTGGCCGACAAGGCGATGTACCGGATGAAGATCGAGCACTACCTCGGCCTGGCGGGCGATGCCGCGGCCGAGCCGCGCATCACGCTGCCGCTGCTGCGCGTGCGCTGAGCGGAGCGCTGTCACACCGGCGCGACAGCGGCCAGCCCGGATGGATCGGCTGGAGGCGGGCATACGGCACGGGGTCTATATATTTTATAGGTGCCGCAGGCCGCACGGCCTTGGCGCCGTGCCGATACGCCCGCGCGGGCGGACAGATGGATTCAGCGGACGGGGCGCCTCGCGGCGCCCGTCCTGGAGTGTTCAAGCATGGGTTTCGATACCTCGAATCAGATCCTGGTGGTGGACGATTACCGGCAGATGCGGCTGACCGTGGTGGGCATCCTGCACGACATGGGCTTTCCCAACGTGGTGCAGGCCAACAGCGGCGGCGACGCCCAGCGCGTGATGCAGGGCAACCACGCGATCGCGGCGGTGGTGTCGGACTGGAACATGCCCGGCATGACCGGCCTCAAGCTGCTCGAATGGATGCGCGCCGACCCGCACTACCGCAACGTCCCCTTCATGCTGGTCACCGCCGAGACCAACCGCGAGAACATCCGCTCGGCGCTGGCGGCCGGCGCCAGCGAATACCTGTGCAAGCCGTTCACCATCAACACCTTCTCGAGCAAGTTCTGGGGCATGGTGAACCGGCGCATCCCGGCCCCCGCGCCGGCCGCCGGCGAAACCGCCGCCCCGGCGCGGCCGCAGTCCCCGCCCCGCCGGCCGCCCCGCCGCTGGTGGCGCCGCCCGGCAGCAAGCAGCCGCTGGCGCTGACCGGCAACCAGGTGGTCGGCCTCGACGCGCCGCTGGACGAGGACTTGCGCCAGTCGAGCGTGCTGATCGTCGACGATTCGCCCAACAGCATCGAGGTGATCGCCGAGACGCTCAAGCACGACTACGTGATCAAGGTCGCGATCAAGGGCCAGAAGGCGCTCGACATCGCCTTCGCCACGCCGCCCGACATCGTGCTGCTCGACATCATGATGCCGGACATGGACGGCTTCGAAGTCTGCCGCCAGCTCAAGGCCAACCCGCGCACCGCCGACGTGCCGGTGCTGTTCCTGTCCTCGCGCGACCAGTCGGACGACGTGGTGCGCGGCATGGACTTCGGCGCGGTCGACTACGTGATCAAGCCGGCCGAGCCGGCCATCCTCAAGGCCCGGCTGCGCACCCATCTGCGGCTCGCCCGCATGATGCGCGGGCTGCGCCAGCAGAACGAACTGCTGAGCGAGGCGGCGCGGCTGCGCGAGGACGTCGAGCGGATCACCCGGCACGACCTCAAGAGCCCGCTCGGCACCATCCTGCAGGCCAGCGAACGGATGCGCACCGACCCGGCCCAGCCCGACGACCAGCGCGAGCTGGCGCAACTGGTGCAGGGCGCGGTGAAGGAAGCGCTCGGCATGGTCAACCTGTCGATGGACCTCTACCGCATGGAGGTCGGCACCTATCGGCCGCAGCTGGAGACCGTCGCGCTCGACCAGCTGCTGATGCAGGTGGCGCGCGAGCAGATGGATCGCCATGCCGCCCGCCGCGTCACCATCGGCCTGCCCGAGCTGGCGCTCGATGCCCGGGTCGAGCGCCAGCTGTGCCACACCCTGTTCAGCAACCTGGTCGCCAACGCGGTGGAGGCCTCGCCGACCGGCGGCAAGGTCGCCATCAGCCTGCGCAGCGCCGCGCAGAACTGCGTCGTCGCCATCGAGAACCGCGGCGTGATCCCGGCCGCGATCCGGCCCCGCTTCCTCGGCAAGTACGTCAGCCACGGCAAGCCCGACGGCAGCGGACTCGGCGCCTATTCTTCCAAATTGATGGCCGAGGCCATGGGCGGCCGCATCGGCTTCGACTGCGACGACGCGGCCGACCTGACCCGGCTGACCGTCACCCTGCCCGCCGCCTGAACCCCGATCCACCGATCCGCCGAACATGAACCTCCTATTCCGCATCCTGCTCACCCTGCTGATCGCCTGCGCCGCCCTGCCCGGCCGCGCCGGCCAGGCCACCGCCGACGACCGACGCTGGCTCGACCGCCAGGAGCGCATCATGGTCGGCTACTACGGCAACGGCTGGCCGCCGTTCGAGATCGTCTCGCCCGAGAACGGCTACGAGGGCATCAGCGTCGATTACCTGAACCTGGTGGCCAAGCGGCTGGACCTCGGCCCGCGGCTGCACTACGTGCACCTGGCCAGTTGGGACGAGGCGGTCGCCGCGCTGCGCGACGGCCGCATCGACCTGGTCGCCTCGACCGTCCGGACGCCCGAGCGCGAATCCTTCCTGACCTTCACCGACAGCTACCTGCAGAGCAACAGCCTGGTGTTCGCGCGCAGCGACGACCACTACATCCAGGGCTTCGGCGACCTGCCCGGCAAGCGGGTGGCGGTGGAGCGCGGCTACGCCATGCAGGAACTGCTGCGCAACCGCTTCGGCGCCGGCCACGAGCCGCTGTTCATCGTGGTCGACGACACCGAGGCCGCGCTGCGCGCCGTCTCCTCGGGCAAGGCCGATGTCTACGTCGGCGACGGCGTGGTGGCCAACTACCTGATCGGCAAGCTCTACCTGAGCAACCTCGAGCCGCGCGACACCACCGGCCTGCCCTCGAGCGACCTGCGCTTCGCCATGCGCAAGCCGCTGGCGCCGCTGGCGCGGCTGTTCAACGACGCGCTGGCCGACATTCCCGAAGCGCAGCAGCGCGCGATCGCCGGGCAATGGCTGCCGATCGTGCAGGGCTATTCGCTGCGCACCCTGTTCTACCGCCACTGGCCCTGGCTGCTCGGCGCCGTCTCGCTGCTGCTGCTGATCGCGCTGTGGAACCAGTCGCTGCGCCGCCAGATCGCCGAGCGGCGGAAGGCCGAGGACGCGCTGGCGGTCGCCGCCGCGCGGGCCGAGGCGGCGCAGGAGCAATTGGTCGAGATGAGCAATGCGCTGCTGTGCACCGTGTTCCAGCTGCGCATCCGGCCCGACCGCACCGAGCACTTCACCTTCCTCAGCGACCAGGCCGAGCCGATGCTCGGCATCCCGCGCCACGCCCTCCTGAACATGCCCGGCATCCGCTTCGCCACGGTGCACGAGGCCGACCGCCAGCGGGTGATCGACACCGTGCTCAAGGCCAGCCTCGACCAGGCGCCGCTCGACTGCGAATACCGGCTCGACCTGGCCGGCGCGCAGCACTGGGTGCACCTGCAGGCGCTGCCGCGGCGCGAGCGGGACGGCACCACGGTGTGGAACGGCTACCTGCAGGACATCACCGCGCTCAAGCTGGCGGCCGAAACCATCCGCGAGCGCGAGGCGGCCTTCCGCGCGCTGGCCGAGAACTCGCCCGACCTGATCATGCGTTTCGACGCCGGCTGCCAGTTCCTCTACATCAACCGCGCGATCGACCGCGGCGAGCATTTCGCCGCCGACCGCTGCCTCCAGCCCGAACAGCTGCTCGGCCATACTCATGGCGGCATCGGCATGCCTGAGGAACAAGTCGCCGAGCGCGAGGCGGCGATCCGCGAGGTATTCGCCAGCGGCCGGGTGGTGCGCCGGGTGATGAGCATGCCGGACGGCCGGCGCTGGCGCGACTGGCTGCTATCGCCCGAATTCGACGAGCAAGGCCAGGTGCGCAGCGTGCTGGTCGCCTCGCGCGACATCACCGAGCAGCGCCAGCAGCAGGAAGCGCTGGCGGCGACCGAGGAGCGGCTGCGCTCGATGACCGACAGCCTGCAGGTGGCCGTGTTCCAGTACCGGCTCGAGGCCAGCGGCCGCCACCGCTTCGCCTTCATGGCGCCGGCGGTCGAGGCGATCACCGGGCTGACCGTCGACGAGCTGCTGGCCGACGACAGCGCGTTCTTCAACCTGATCGACCCGGACAGCCTCGAAGGCTTCCAGGAGCGGACGATGCACTCGGCCGTCACGCTCGAGCCGCTGCGCAGCGAATTCCTGCTGTTCCACGCCAAGACCGGCGAGATGCGCTGGATCGAGACCAGCTCCAACCCGGTCCGCGCCGCCGACGGCGCCACCGTCTGGAACGGCTATTTCGCCGACATCACCGAACGCCGGCAGATGGACGCCGCGCTGCAGGAGGCCGAGACCGAGGCCAACCTGGCGCGCCAGCAGATGGTGGAGATGAGCAATGCGCTGCCGCTGGCGGTGTTCCAGTTCCGCCTCGACGGCGACGGCAACATGGGCTACAGCTTCGTCAGCGAGAAATCGCTCGAAGTGCTCGGCGTGCCGGCGCGCGACATCCTGCACGACCCCGAGACGCGGCTGCGCAACCACGCGCCGGGCGAGGCCGAGCGCGTGCGCAGCGAGCTCGAGACGGCCTGCCTCGCGCGTTCGCGCATCGAGCTGGAAGAGCGGCTGATCGTCGACGGCCTCGAACGCTGGGTGTTCGCCTGCTCCGAGCCGGCCGAACAGGCGCACGGCGCCTGGGTGTGGAACGGCTTCTGGATGGACATCACCGCCGAGAAGCAGCAGGAAATCGCATTGCGCGAGGCGCGCGACAATGCCGAGGAGGCCACGCGCGCCAAGTCGATGTTCCTGGCCAATATGAGCCACGAGATCCGCACCCCGATGAACGCCATCATCGGCATGTCCCACCTGGCGCTGCGCACCGACCTGCAACCCAAGCAGCGCGACTACGTGCAGAAGATCCACAACGCCGGCAATGCCCTCTTGGGGATCATCAACGACATCCTCGACTTCTCGAAGATCGAGGCCGGCAAGCTCGACATGGAGATCGTCGAGTTCGACCTCGACGAGGTGCTGACCAATGTCGCCACCGTCACCGCCAGCAAGGCGCAGGAGCGCGGGCTGGAATACCTGTTCGACGTGCCGGCCGGCCTGCCGCGCGCGCTGCGCGGCGATCCGCTGCGGCTGGGGCAGGTGCTGATCAACCTGGTCAACAACGCGGTCAAGTTCACCGAGCGCGGCGAAGTGCACCTGTCGGCGCGGCTGCTGGCCGAGGAAGCCGGCCGGGTCGAGCTGCAGTTCTGCGTGCGCGACACCGGCATCGGCATGACGCCGGAACAGTCGGCCCGGCTGTTCCAGGCCTTCACCCAGGCCGACGGCTCGACCACCCGCAAGTTCGGCGGCACCGGCCTGGGCCTCAGCATCTCCAGGCGGCTGGTCGAGATGATGGACGGCCGCATCTGGGTCGACAGCGAGGCCGGCGTCGGCAGCCGCTTCCAGTTCACCTGCCGGCTCGAGCTCGGCGCCGCGGCCGAACAGCGCGGCCGGGTGCTGCCCGACGCGCTCAACGGCCTCAAGGTGCTGGTGGTCGACGACAACCCGGTGGCGCGCGAAGTGCTGCTCGGCGCCTTCGCCGACCTGCCGATGCAGGTCGAGGCGGTGGCCGGCGGTGCCGAGGCGCTGTCGGCGCTGCAGTCGGCCGAACAGCCGTTCCAGCTGCTGCTGACCGACTGGCAGATGCCGGGCCTCAACGGCATCCAGCTGGCCAGCCGCGTCCAGGCCGAGCTGCCCGAGCCGCCGCGGGTGGTGCTGGTCACCGCCTTCGGCCGCGAGGAGGTACGCAACGCCGCCGAAGCGGCCGGCATCGACGGCTTCCTGCTCAAGCCGATCAACCAGTCGACCCTGGTCGACACCCTGGTCGAGCTGTTCGCGCCGGCCGGCGACGAGCTGGCGGCGACGCTGCGCGCCGGCCGGGTGCCGCGCTTCGAGGCCGGCCGCGTGCTGCTGGCCGAGGACAACGAGATCAACCAGCAGATCGCGGTCGAGCTGTTCGAGGCGGCCGGCCTCGAGGTCGACGTCGCCGGCAACGGCCAGATCGCGCTCGACCGCCTGGCCGGCCACGCGCCGGACCACTACGACATGGTCTTCATGGACCTGCAGATGCCGGTGATGGACGGCCACGCCGCCACCGCCTCGATCCGCGCCGACGCGCGTTTCGATGCGCTGCCGATCATCGCCATGACCGCCCACGCCATGGTCGAGGAGCGCGAGCGCTGCCTGGCCGAGGGCATGAACGACCACGTCACCAAGCCGATCGACCCGGCCGCGCTGTACGGGCTGCTGCTGCGCCACCTCGCCGCCAAGCGGGTGGCCGACGAAGCCCCGGCCGATGCGCCGGCAGCCGAGGAAGCCGGCCTGCTCGTCGACGGCCTCGAACTCGAATCGGCGCGCCGCCGCGTCAACGGCAACGAGAAGCTGCTGCTCAAGCTGCTGCGCCAGTACCGGCGCGACCAGACCGCGGTACCGGCCGAGGTGCGGCAGGCGGTCGACGCCGGCGACTACGCCACGGCCGAGCGCCTCGCCCATACGCTCAAGGGCGTGTCCGGCAATATCGGCGCCGAGGCGGTACGGCAGGCGGCCGACCGGCTCGAAGCCGCGCTGCACGCGCAGCTGCCGCTGGCCGAACTCGAACCCTTGCTGGAGGCGGTGGACCAGCCGCTGCAGCAGCTGGCCGCGGCGCTCGACGCCGGCCTGCCGGCCGAGGCCGCCGCGACGGTGGCCGCCGCCGTGCGGCCGCTGCAGGACTGGGGCGACGACCTGCGCCAGTTGGCCGAGCTGATGAGCGACTGCGACCGCGATGCGCTGGTGCTGTTCGACGGCCTGGCCGACGAATTCGGCGCCACCTTCGGCCCGGGCGTGGTGCAGACCATCCGCCGCGGCTTCGACGAATTCGACTTCGACGCCGCCCGCGAAGCGCTGCTGAACGCCGCGGCCGACAAGGCGATCAGCCTGTAGTCGGGCAACGGCGGAATCGTGCCCATGATGAGAGACCTTTCCACTTCCGCCCCGGCGGCCTTGGCCCGTCGCTCCGCAGGCTGGCCGGTCGGATCGTGGCCTGGCCCGTCGAACGACGCTTGGCGAGGTAGCAGTACTACAATATATTCGCGACAACTAATGCAAGCGCTGTGGGGTTACCCGCCACAGCGCGGGCGCAAGACCGGAAGCCGCCACCGCGGTGAGCCGGCGCCCCGACCGGCCCGGCGCGGATCGCCGACCGACGCCCGCGGCGGCGCCCGGTCCGGCACACCGCAGCGATGGGCCGCCAAGGGCTATAGTCCGTTGAGACGACATCTCAACTTGTACGGAGCCTGAGTCCATCCATGACCATCGACAAATCTCACCACATCCTGATCGTCGACGATTACCGCCAGATGCGCCTGGCCATCCAGGGCATCCTGTTCGAGCTGGGTTTCCGCAATATCCACCAGGCCAACAACGGGTCCGAAGCGCAGCGCGTGATGCAGAAGCAGCCGATCGCCGCGGTGATCTCGGACTGGAACATGCCGGGCATGTCCGGCTTCCAGCTGCTCGAATGGACCCGCCAGGACGAGCACTACCGCAAGGTGCCGTTCATGCTGCTGACGGCCGAGACCGACCGTAACCAGATCCGCGCCGCGATGACCGCGGGCGTGACCGAGTACATGGTCAAACCGTTCACGGTGAACACCTTCACCACCAAGTTCTGGGCGATGTTCGACACCCGCCGCTCGCGGCCGGTCCCTCCCCGCCGCCGCCCGCCCCGACGGTCGCCGCACCCGCCGCCGCGGTGCCGCGGCCGGCCACCAGCCAGCTGCCGGCGCTGTCCTCGCGCCAGGTGATCGGCCTCGACGCGCCGCTGGACGAGCGGCTCAAGCGCTCCACCGTGCTGATCGTCGACGACGTCGCGACCAATATCGAAGTCATCGCCGAAGTGCTGAAGGACGACTACACCATCAAGGTCGCCATCTCGGGCAAGAAGGCGCTCGACCTGGTGGCGGCCAAGGCGCCCGACATCATCCTGCTCGACATCATGATGCCGGAGATGGACGGCTTCGAAGTCTGCCGCCGGCTCAAGGCCGATCCGGCCACCGCCGACATCCCGGTGATCTTCCTCTCGGCCAAGGACCAGCCCGACGACGTGGTCGGCGGGCTCGAGATCGGGGCGGTCGACTACGTGGTCAAGCCGATCGCACCGACCATCCTCAAGGCGCGCATGCGCACCCATCTGCGCCTCTCCACGGCGATGGGCGACCTCAAGCGCCAGCAGTCGGTGCTCGAGGACAGCGCCCTCCTGCGCGAGGACGTCGACCGCATGACGCGGCACGACCTGAAGAACCCGATCGGCGCCATCCTGCAGGCCAGCCAGTGGCTGCTCGAGGGCGGAGGGCCGATGACGCCGCAGCAGCGCGAGGCGGCCGAGCTGATCGACAACGCCGCGCGCGACGCGCTCGAGATGGTCAACCTGTCGCTCGACCTCTACAAGATGGAGACCGGCAACTACCACCCCAACCCGCAGCCGGTGAAGCTGGCCGAGGTGATCAACCAGGTGGTGCTGGAGACCCAGTCGCAGTTCTCCTACAAGCACCTGCGCATCCAGCAGAACCTGCCGGCGGGCGAGGTGATGGGCGAGCGGCTGCTGTGCTATTCGCTGTTCGGCAACCTGGTCAAGAACGCCGCCGAGGCGGCGCCCGAGCACAGCGGCGTGCAGATCGACGCCTACGTGCGCGAGGGCTACTTCGTGATCTCGATCGAGAACCAGGGCGGCGTGCCGGCCGAGATCCGCGACACCTTCTTCGACAAGTACGTCACCCACGGCAAGGACGGCGGCACCGGCCTCGGCACCTACTCGGCCAAGCTGATCACCGAGGTGATGGGCGGCGTGATCGAACTGGGCGGCGACGACAGCCGCACCCGCCTCACCGTGAGCCTGCCCGCAGCATGAGCCGCCAGCCGCAGCGCCGTCGCGGCGCCCCGCCCGTCCTGCAGCTGGTCGTCCTGCTGCTGTGCAGCTGGATGCCGGCCGCCGCGGCCGAGCGTCCGCCGCGGTTGGTGTTCATCAACCCGGGCCTGCACGACGAATCGTTCTGGGTCACCTATGCCGGCCTGATGGAAGGCGCCGCGCACCAGCTCGGCTGGAGGCTCGAGACGCGCTACGCCGAGCGCGACCACCTGAAGATGGTGGCGCTGGCGCAGGAGGCGCTGGCCGCCGAACGCAAGCCCGACTACCTGCTGATCGTCAACGAGAAGCCGGTGATGGTGCCGGTGCTGCTGGCGGCCGAACGGGCCGGGGTCGACGTCCTGCTGCTGTCGGTCGGGCTCAATCCGCAGGAGCAGGCCATCGCCGGCCAGCCGCGCACCAGGTTCAGGCACTGGATCGGCACCATCCTGCCGGACAACCGGCAGGCCGGTTACCTGGTCGCCCGCGCCGTCCTGGCCGAGCGGCCGACCGCGGCGGCGCCGGCCCGCCTGGCCGTGCTGCGCGGCGTGCGCGCCACCCGGGCCGACGCCGACCGCCACCTCGGCCTGCGCCGCTACCTGGCCGAACAGGGCCGTGCCGGCATTGCCTACAGCTTCGACGCCAACTGGCGGCGCGACGACGCCCGCCGCCAGCTCGGCCGGCTGCTCGGCTTCGACGCCGCCATCGACGCGGTCTGGGCCGCCAACGACCAGATGGCGCTCGGTGCGGCGGATGCGCTGTCGGGCCGGGTAGCCGATGGGCCGGCCGGCCGTCCATCGGACGTACCGGTCAGCGGCGTGCTGTCTTCGCGCGAGGGCGTCGAGGCGCTCGCCGCCGGCCGGCTGCACACCATGCCGGGCGGCCACCTCGCGCTGGGCGCCTGCGCCGTCCTGATGCTCGACGACTACCGCAAGGGCCGCGACTTCGCGCGCGGCGGCGAGCGCGGCGGCCAGGCCGAGGTCACGGTGCCGATCTTCGAACCGGTCGACCGCGCCGGCGCCGCCAGCTGGCTGCGACTGTTCGACCCGGCGCAATGGTCGCGCCTGCCCTATGCGCGCTGGCGGCCGGCCCGGGCCGGTGACTACCGCTGCCAGGCCTCCACGCTGCTCGTCGGCTGACGCGCTCCACCGAATCGAACCCCGATGCCCACGACCGCTTCCAGAAAATTCCGCATGCTCGCCCAGTGGAACTCCGTCGTCCGCCAGATCGCCCGGCATCGCCGCTTCATCCTCGGCTGGTTCGCCGCCGCGGTGCTGTGCGCGGCGCTGGCGCTGGTGCTGCAATGGCGCCTGGCCCGCAGCGAGCACCAGCTGTCGCTGCAGAACGAAGCCCGGCGGCTCACCGTGGTGATGGAATCGGAGAGCACCAACGGCACGGTGATGGGCGGCGCCACGCTGATGGGCCTGGTCGAGAACAGCGTCAAGCAGCTGCTGTTCGGCACGCTGTCGTCGGACGATCCGGAAATCCTCGGCGACTTCCAGGGCCTGCTCGACCAGTACCTGGCCGACAACGTGTTCGTGCTGTCGGCCGACGGCACCACCCTCGCCTACCTCAACAACGAGGGCCAGTCGCCGGGGATCGGCCGCAACCTGAGCCACCGCCCCTACTGGCGCCGCGCGATCAACGGCCAGGCCAACGTCTACCCGGCGATCGGCAGCAATTCGAACGAGCGCGGCATCTACTACGCCGCGCCGATCCGCACCGACGTCAACAACTACTCGCTGCCGATCGGCGTCTACGTCATCAAGATCAACGCCGGCAAGATCGACGACCTGCTGTCGCAGTACGCCGACCCGGCCATGCTGGTGTCGCCCGACGGCGTGGTGTTCGCCGCCAACCGGCCGGACTGGATCCTCAAGCTGTCGGCCCCGATCAGCGCCGAGCAGCGCAGCCGGATGGCCGCCGGCGGCCAGTTCGGCAAGCTGTTCGACAAGGCGCTGCCCGGCCGCCTGCCGGTCCGGCTCGACGGTGCCTTCACCGAGTTCGGCGGCAAGCGCTACGCGGTCGCCGCCGACATGCTCAACTGGCTCGACAGCGAAGGCTCGTGGCGGGTGGTGATCCTGCAGGACACCGAGAGCTGGCTGCCGCTGTGGAAGCGCGCGCTGCTGGCGGCCGGGGTGATGGCCACCGTGCTGGCGCTGGGCCTGATCGTCGCGCTGCGGCGCCGCACCGAGGAAGTCGCCCGCCAGTTCGACGAACGCATGCGCAGCCTCCTGGCCGCCGCGCCCGAGGGCATCGTCAGCATCGACGGCAAGGCCGCCATCAACTACTGGAACCCGGCCGCCGAGCGCATCTTCGGCTGGAGCGCCGCCCAGGCGCTGGGCCGGCAAATCCATGAGCTGCTCACGCCCGAACTGCTGCGCGCCGAGGCCGACGCCGGCCTCGCGCATTTCTTCCGCACCGGCGAGGGCCGCCTGCTGCGCGAGGTGGCCGAGGTCGAGGCCTGCCACGCCGATGGCCGCCAGGTGCCGATCGAACTGGCGCTGACCGGCTACCAGCAGGCCGGCGAATGGCATGCGACCGCCTTCGTGCGCGACATCACCGAGCGCAAGCGCCACGAGGCCGAGGTCCACCAGATGCGCGACCTGGCCGAAGCCTCGCGCCGGCGGCTGCTGGAGATGACCGACATGCTGCCGCTGGTGGTGTTCCAGCTGCGCGTGCCGCGCGACGGCCGGCCGGCGTTCGGCTTCGTCAACAAGCAGGTGGCGACGCTCAACGGCGTCACCGTGCGCGAGGCGCTCGACGACTGGCGCGCGCCGTTCGCCTGCGTGCTGGAGGAGGACCGGCCCGGCTTCGAGCGCGCGCTGGCGGCCGCGCTGGCCGGCGATGCCGGCTGGTCGTTCGAATTCCGCGTGGTCTCGCCCGACGGCACCAGCCGCTGGCTCAATCTCGAAGCCTCGTCGCTGCGCGACATGAACGGCGACCAGCTGATCAACGGCTTCTGGCAGGACGTGACCGAGGTCCGCCGCGCGCTGGCCGCGCTCAACGAGCGCGAGGCCTCGTTCCGCGCGCTCACCGAGAATTCGCCCGACGTGATCATGCGGTTCGACGCCGACTGCCGCTACCTGTACATCAACCGCGCGTTGAGCAGCATCAGCGACAGCAAGGTCGACGAGCTGCTGGGCAAGACCCACCGCGAGAACGGCTGGTCCGACGCGCTGTCGGACGAGCGCGAGAACGCCATCCGCGCGGTGTTCGAGACAGGCCGGACCGGCCGCGTGGTGGTCAACATGCCGGACGGCCGCAGCTGGCGCGAATGGCTGCTGTCGCCCGAACTGGGCCCGGACGGCCGCACCCGCACCGTGCTGGTCGCCTCGCGCGACATCACCGAGCAGCGCCGCCAGCAGGAAGCGCTGGCGCTGGCCGAGGCGCAGGTGCGCCAGATCACCGACA is a genomic window of Chitinimonas koreensis containing:
- a CDS encoding GGDEF domain-containing protein is translated as MGPIFPAPAAGGADAPFEHEIEQAWGRLAIAAALLLLDCALLPDDGWRTVAGPMTALACGFFVYALLLLQLVRHGGRPGSRLARARMVGATVLDQLAAGLAVHYAQDYGVMLIGLHFWALVGTGLRHPVAYACLSGLVATVALWFNLAHPVQPLDAGLLVAGLIVALATTALYLDRVARRLRLVNQRYRQLATHDALTGLANRLLLQERLDAALARARSGQSSASLLLIDLNGFKQVNDQFGHLIGDRLLQCFARTLETQLEAGDVAARLGGDEFAVLIERAPAEDDTAAAQLAERISAALAGLEQVDGCPIAVSAAIGTVNCVSAEFETTIFSPDEMIDLADKAMYRMKIEHYLGLAGDAAAEPRITLPLLRVR
- a CDS encoding response regulator; the encoded protein is MGFDTSNQILVVDDYRQMRLTVVGILHDMGFPNVVQANSGGDAQRVMQGNHAIAAVVSDWNMPGMTGLKLLEWMRADPHYRNVPFMLVTAETNRENIRSALAAGASEYLCKPFTINTFSSKFWGMVNRRIPAPAPAAGETAAPARPQSPPRRPPRRWWRRPAASSRWR
- a CDS encoding hybrid sensor histidine kinase/response regulator — protein: MAPPGSKQPLALTGNQVVGLDAPLDEDLRQSSVLIVDDSPNSIEVIAETLKHDYVIKVAIKGQKALDIAFATPPDIVLLDIMMPDMDGFEVCRQLKANPRTADVPVLFLSSRDQSDDVVRGMDFGAVDYVIKPAEPAILKARLRTHLRLARMMRGLRQQNELLSEAARLREDVERITRHDLKSPLGTILQASERMRTDPAQPDDQRELAQLVQGAVKEALGMVNLSMDLYRMEVGTYRPQLETVALDQLLMQVAREQMDRHAARRVTIGLPELALDARVERQLCHTLFSNLVANAVEASPTGGKVAISLRSAAQNCVVAIENRGVIPAAIRPRFLGKYVSHGKPDGSGLGAYSSKLMAEAMGGRIGFDCDDAADLTRLTVTLPAA
- a CDS encoding response regulator, which gives rise to MNLLFRILLTLLIACAALPGRAGQATADDRRWLDRQERIMVGYYGNGWPPFEIVSPENGYEGISVDYLNLVAKRLDLGPRLHYVHLASWDEAVAALRDGRIDLVASTVRTPERESFLTFTDSYLQSNSLVFARSDDHYIQGFGDLPGKRVAVERGYAMQELLRNRFGAGHEPLFIVVDDTEAALRAVSSGKADVYVGDGVVANYLIGKLYLSNLEPRDTTGLPSSDLRFAMRKPLAPLARLFNDALADIPEAQQRAIAGQWLPIVQGYSLRTLFYRHWPWLLGAVSLLLLIALWNQSLRRQIAERRKAEDALAVAAARAEAAQEQLVEMSNALLCTVFQLRIRPDRTEHFTFLSDQAEPMLGIPRHALLNMPGIRFATVHEADRQRVIDTVLKASLDQAPLDCEYRLDLAGAQHWVHLQALPRRERDGTTVWNGYLQDITALKLAAETIREREAAFRALAENSPDLIMRFDAGCQFLYINRAIDRGEHFAADRCLQPEQLLGHTHGGIGMPEEQVAEREAAIREVFASGRVVRRVMSMPDGRRWRDWLLSPEFDEQGQVRSVLVASRDITEQRQQQEALAATEERLRSMTDSLQVAVFQYRLEASGRHRFAFMAPAVEAITGLTVDELLADDSAFFNLIDPDSLEGFQERTMHSAVTLEPLRSEFLLFHAKTGEMRWIETSSNPVRAADGATVWNGYFADITERRQMDAALQEAETEANLARQQMVEMSNALPLAVFQFRLDGDGNMGYSFVSEKSLEVLGVPARDILHDPETRLRNHAPGEAERVRSELETACLARSRIELEERLIVDGLERWVFACSEPAEQAHGAWVWNGFWMDITAEKQQEIALREARDNAEEATRAKSMFLANMSHEIRTPMNAIIGMSHLALRTDLQPKQRDYVQKIHNAGNALLGIINDILDFSKIEAGKLDMEIVEFDLDEVLTNVATVTASKAQERGLEYLFDVPAGLPRALRGDPLRLGQVLINLVNNAVKFTERGEVHLSARLLAEEAGRVELQFCVRDTGIGMTPEQSARLFQAFTQADGSTTRKFGGTGLGLSISRRLVEMMDGRIWVDSEAGVGSRFQFTCRLELGAAAEQRGRVLPDALNGLKVLVVDDNPVAREVLLGAFADLPMQVEAVAGGAEALSALQSAEQPFQLLLTDWQMPGLNGIQLASRVQAELPEPPRVVLVTAFGREEVRNAAEAAGIDGFLLKPINQSTLVDTLVELFAPAGDELAATLRAGRVPRFEAGRVLLAEDNEINQQIAVELFEAAGLEVDVAGNGQIALDRLAGHAPDHYDMVFMDLQMPVMDGHAATASIRADARFDALPIIAMTAHAMVEERERCLAEGMNDHVTKPIDPAALYGLLLRHLAAKRVADEAPADAPAAEEAGLLVDGLELESARRRVNGNEKLLLKLLRQYRRDQTAVPAEVRQAVDAGDYATAERLAHTLKGVSGNIGAEAVRQAADRLEAALHAQLPLAELEPLLEAVDQPLQQLAAALDAGLPAEAAATVAAAVRPLQDWGDDLRQLAELMSDCDRDALVLFDGLADEFGATFGPGVVQTIRRGFDEFDFDAAREALLNAAADKAISL
- a CDS encoding response regulator, which translates into the protein MTIDKSHHILIVDDYRQMRLAIQGILFELGFRNIHQANNGSEAQRVMQKQPIAAVISDWNMPGMSGFQLLEWTRQDEHYRKVPFMLLTAETDRNQIRAAMTAGVTEYMVKPFTVNTFTTKFWAMFDTRRSRPVPPRRRPPRRSPHPPPRCRGRPPASCRRCPRAR